From Triticum aestivum cultivar Chinese Spring chromosome 4A, IWGSC CS RefSeq v2.1, whole genome shotgun sequence, a single genomic window includes:
- the LOC123088504 gene encoding protein CWC15 homolog, with amino-acid sequence MLTFPLMCRKEGQQTQEEVQKRNLRDELEERERKHFSSKDKSYVDERDRRKSSSLLLEGSKRDEDKIVPREIDADDSDVELKSDDESDDDDDDDDTEALMAELERIKKERAEDRLRKERQQAEEEAKMKEAELMRGNPLINMNNSGSFNVKRRWDDDVVFKNQARGETKTPKRFINDTIRSDFHRKFLHRYMK; translated from the exons ATGCTGACATTCCCCCTTATGTGCAGAAAAGAGGGACAACAAACTCAAGAGGAGGTACAGAAGAGGAATCTTAGGGATGAACTTGAGGAGCGTGAACGCAAGCACTTCTCATCCAAGGATAAGTCCTATGTTG ACGAGAGGGACCGGCGAAAAAGTTCAAGCCTGCTCTTAGAAG GTTCAAAACGGGATGAGGATAAGATAGTTCCACGTGAAATTGATGCAGATGACTCTGACGTGGAACTCAAAAGTGATGATGAAAG cgacgatgatgacgacgacgatgacacTGAGGCACTAATGGCAGAGCTTGAAAGGATTAAAAAAGAAAGAGCTGAGGACAGGCTTAGAAAg GAGCGTCAGCAAGCAGAAGAAGAGGCCAAGATGAAGGAGGCCGAGCTGATGCGAGGAAACCCACTGATCAATATGAACAACTCTGGCTCCTTCAATGTGAAGAGAAG GTgggatgatgatgttgtattcaagAACCAGGCTCGTGGAGAGACCAAGACACCGAAACGGTTCATCAACGACACCATCAGAAGTGATTTCCACCGCAAGTTTCTGCATAGGTACATGAAATGA